A stretch of the Lolium perenne isolate Kyuss_39 chromosome 3, Kyuss_2.0, whole genome shotgun sequence genome encodes the following:
- the LOC139838095 gene encoding 3'-5' exonuclease-like — MQAITQIRTFTVHGGKEIEVVYTNEEETMSKYTKMYAQWYAEEEENKFVGLDLEYTPEDPNHEEDNYLAVAQLCMRNHVLVCHFSWTNGECPALRSFLQDQGIVFCSVDKRADFIKLYYEKIIIPRQNWIDIQEIVIVKGLNERGNLMRDGMASLATSIIDESYSQMKSKFPRERHNYWEEQPLSDLNLEYAAKDAYVSYQLYVKIWFFLRYLVFCPGCKKEDELRGRLCCKCG; from the exons ATGCAGGCCATTACTCAGATCAGGACCTTCACCGTCCATGGCGGCAAGGAGATCGAAGTTGTCTACACAAACGAGGAGGAGACGATGAGCAAGTACACGAAGATGTACGCGCAGTGGTatgcggaagaagaagagaacaagtttgtaggattggatctcgagtacactCCGGAGGACCCCAACCACGAAGAAGACAACTACCTCGCCGTCGCTCAACTGTGCATGAGGAACCACGTCCTCGTCTGCCACTTTTCCTG GACCAACGGGGAATGTCCGGCGCTGCGCTCATTCCTTCAAGATCAAGGAATTGTGTTCTGCAGCGTTGACAAGAGAGCAGATTTTATAAAGTTATATTACGAGAAGATTATAATTCCAAGGCAGAACTGGATCGATATCCAGGAAATTGTCATCGTCAAAGGTCTCAACGAGAGAGGAAACTTAATGAGGGATGGAATGGCTAGTCTTGCAACTAGCATCATCGACGAGTCGTACAGCCAGATGAAGAGCAAATTCCCTCGAGAGAGGCACAATTACTGGGAAGAGCAGCCGTTGTCTGATTTAAACCTGGAGTATGCAGCTAAAGATGCTTACGTGAGCTACCAGCTCTACGTTAAGATATGGTTCTTCCTGcgttaccttgtgttttgcccCGGTTGCAAGAAGGAAGACGAGCTGAGGGGACGTCTGTGTTGCAAATGCGGGTAG